Part of the Gemmatimonadaceae bacterium genome, GTGGCCGAAGATCCAGAACAGGTGCTGCCACAGCAGTGGATCGGCGCCCGCGGTGATCGAGTAGAAGTTCGTGTCGAAGAAGCGATCGAAAAGCAGAAAGACGAGCGCGATCGTGATGACCGGGAACGCGAGGATGAGCAGGAACATCACCACGAACGACATCCACGTGAACATCGGCATGCGCATCAGAGTCATGCCGGGCGCGCGGAGATTTATGATCGTCGTTATGAAGTTGAACGCGGCGGCCAGCGAAGAGATACCCAGTATCTGAAGGCCGATCACCCAGAAGTCGATGTTGACTCCCTGCGAGAAATCCCTCGTCGTCAGCGGTACGTATCCGAACCAGCCACCGTCGGGCGCGGCCTGGAAGAAAATCGGCACCGTGATGAAAATTCCGGCGAACAGAAACACCCAGTAGCTGAAAGCATTGAGACGCGGGAAGGCGACGTCACGCGCGCCAATCTGGAGCGGAATGAGGAAGTTGAAGAACGCCGCCGACAACGGCATGATCGCCAGGAAGATCATCGTCGTGCCGTGCATCGTGAACAGCTGGTTGTACAACTCCGCCGAGACGAACTGCTTGTTGGGCCCCTGGAGCTGAATGCGAAGCAGCTCCGCCTCGAGGCCGCCGATGAGGAAGAACGCTAGTGCGGTATAGAAATAGAGCAGCCCTATCCGCTTGTGATCCACCGTTGTGAGCCAGCTCCAGACTCCGCCTTTTTCCTGATAGGGAGCGGCGGTGTACGGAGGGGCCTGGGTGGGAACCGCAGTCGATGCCATCCGATATTCCTCTACTTCAGTGCCCAAAGATATGCAACGATGTCAGCAATCTGCTGATCGTCGAGTCCGCCCTGCGCCTTGGTGACGCGCGCCTTGAGAACCGGATCATATTCGTTCATCCCGAGCGTCGGCATCAGGACTCCGGGCTTCATCAGACGAGAATTCTTGAGCCAGAGCGCGAGATACGCCGGCGTATTTGGAAAGCTTCCCGCACCGATCGTCGCGCGCGATCCGAAGTGCGTGAGGTTCGGTCCGATGTTGCCAATCGCCGCTGGATTTCCGGCAATTGTGTGACATCCTATACAGGCGCTGGAAGAAAACACCTGCTGACCGCGATGCGCATTGCCGGTCAGGCCGCGCGTAAAGG contains:
- a CDS encoding c-type cytochrome, which translates into the protein WNGFCTEYCGTSHAKMRFRAFTVSPEQFASWVAAQRAPAVFGAVAMGPPGQAAAVTPASYPFPRNQPEFEYARPRTPIPGGLTFTRGLTGNAHRGQQVFSSSACIGCHTIAGNPAAIGNIGPNLTHFGSRATIGAGSFPNTPAYLALWLKNSRLMKPGVLMPTLGMNEYDPVLKARVTKAQGGLDDQQIADIVAYLWALK